From Canis lupus baileyi chromosome 16, mCanLup2.hap1, whole genome shotgun sequence, a single genomic window includes:
- the LOC140607098 gene encoding CMRF35-like molecule 7 isoform X3: MQLQPVLLLLSLPEGSEQEVKRDHVSIRDNQRQHLLTVTMKEVRQSDTDTYWCGISKPGPDLGAPIKVTIDPGVLSTQASLQSRTTTSGRAGTSSGSYIRHHYILLVFLKVPILLLLVSAVLWLKGSQQRPSI; this comes from the exons ATGCAGCTGCAGCCAGTTCTTCTCCTGCTCAGCCTCCCAG AAGGATCAGAGCAAGAAGTGAAGAGAGACCATGTGTCCATCAGGGACAACCAGAGACAGCACTTGCTCACAGTGACCATGAAGGAGGTCAGGCAAAGTGACACAGACACTTACTGGTGTGGGATTAGCAAACCTGGACCTGATCTTGGGGCACCTATCAAAGTGACCATTGACCCAG GGGTTCTGAGCACCCAGGCCAGCCTGCAATCCAGGACAACTACCAGCGGCCGTGCAGGAACGTCATCTGGCTCCTACATCAG GCACCACTACATTCTCCTGGTGTTCCTGAAGGTACCGATCTTGCTCCTGTTGGTCTCTGCTGTGCTTTGGTTGAAGGGGTCTCAGCAGAGACCGTCTATATGA
- the LOC140607098 gene encoding CMRF35-like molecule 7 isoform X2 codes for MQLQPVLLLLSLPGCVSIQGPESVRGLEGGSVTVQCHYTPGWETYKKWWCRGAYWKSCDILVQTEGSEQEVKRDHVSIRDNQRQHLLTVTMKEVRQSDTDTYWCGISKPGPDLGAPIKVTIDPEEENSPEREKPGHCIQRRSFPVQGQGSSPGGLAGHREPHMSPCLSP; via the exons ATGCAGCTGCAGCCAGTTCTTCTCCTGCTCAGCCTCCCAG GCTGTGTCTCCATCCAAGGCCCAGAGTCCGTGAGGGGCCTAGAGGGGGGCTCAGTGACCGTGCAGTGTCACTATACACCAGGATGGGAGACCTACAAGAAGTGGTGGTGTCGTGGAGCATACTGGAAATCATGTGACATCCTTGTTCAAACAGAAGGATCAGAGCAAGAAGTGAAGAGAGACCATGTGTCCATCAGGGACAACCAGAGACAGCACTTGCTCACAGTGACCATGAAGGAGGTCAGGCAAAGTGACACAGACACTTACTGGTGTGGGATTAGCAAACCTGGACCTGATCTTGGGGCACCTATCAAAGTGACCATTGACCCAG aagaagaaaactcacCAGAAAGGGAGAAGCCTGGGCACTGTATCCAGAGACGAAGCTTCCcagtccaggggcaggggagctcCCCAGGGGGCCTGGCAGGGCACCGGGAGCCACACATGAGCCCCTGTCTGTCCCCATAA
- the LOC140607099 gene encoding CMRF35-like molecule 6 isoform X1 — MTTWDWMVWLPAALLLLQVPGCSSLRGPDSVSGTVGGSLSVRCQYKEGFRDHDKYWCKSPCVWKKIVETTESQREVTKGRVSIRDHPADLTFTVTLKNLTEGDAGTYKCGIDTLWVDPTFSVVVSVTPGDPSSGRPTSTSVLSTILPASTWSTATPQETSNSRQRPGERTFPWSPAGLRSQLSGACRNQSPGTGKSKCPGWRVILLKTRPLTEGRGPCSAGSTSCS; from the exons ATGACCACGTGGGACTGGATGGTGTGGCTACCTGCAGCTCTGCTCCTTCTGCAGGTTCCAG GCTGTTCGTCTCTGCGTGGCCCCGACTCCGTGTCGGGCACCGTGGGGGGATCCCTGAGCGTGCGGTGTCAGTACAAGGAGGGATTCAGAGACCATGACAAATACTGGTGCAAAAGCCCATGTGTGTGGAAGAAGATCGTGGAGACCacagagtcacagagagaagTGACGAAAGGCCGCGTGTCCATCAGGGACCATCCTGCAGACCTCACCTTCACAGTGACCTTGAAGAACCTCACAGAAGGTGATGCAGGAACATACAAGTGTGGGATCGACACACTGTGGGTTGACCCCACCTTCTCCGTTGTGGTGTCTGTGACCCCAG gaGACCCCAGTTCTGGGAGGCCCACCAGCACCTCAGTTCTTTCTACGATCCTTCCAGCATCCACGTGGAGCACCGCAACCCCACAGGAGACCTCCAACAGCAGGCAACGTCCTGG GGAGAGGACATTTCCCTGGAGTCCTGCAGGATTGAGGAGCCAGCTCTCAGGTGCCTGCAGAAATCAGTCTCCAGGGACAGGAAAGAGCAAGT GCCCTGGATGGAGAGTCATCCTGTTGAAGACCAGGCCTCTGACGGAGGGGAGAG gtccctgctcagcaggatcTACTTCCTGCTCCTGA
- the LOC140607098 gene encoding CMRF35-like molecule 7 isoform X1, which translates to MQLQPVLLLLSLPGCVSIQGPESVRGLEGGSVTVQCHYTPGWETYKKWWCRGAYWKSCDILVQTEGSEQEVKRDHVSIRDNQRQHLLTVTMKEVRQSDTDTYWCGISKPGPDLGAPIKVTIDPGVLSTQASLQSRTTTSGRAGTSSGSYIRHHYILLVFLKVPILLLLVSAVLWLKGSQQRPSI; encoded by the exons ATGCAGCTGCAGCCAGTTCTTCTCCTGCTCAGCCTCCCAG GCTGTGTCTCCATCCAAGGCCCAGAGTCCGTGAGGGGCCTAGAGGGGGGCTCAGTGACCGTGCAGTGTCACTATACACCAGGATGGGAGACCTACAAGAAGTGGTGGTGTCGTGGAGCATACTGGAAATCATGTGACATCCTTGTTCAAACAGAAGGATCAGAGCAAGAAGTGAAGAGAGACCATGTGTCCATCAGGGACAACCAGAGACAGCACTTGCTCACAGTGACCATGAAGGAGGTCAGGCAAAGTGACACAGACACTTACTGGTGTGGGATTAGCAAACCTGGACCTGATCTTGGGGCACCTATCAAAGTGACCATTGACCCAG GGGTTCTGAGCACCCAGGCCAGCCTGCAATCCAGGACAACTACCAGCGGCCGTGCAGGAACGTCATCTGGCTCCTACATCAG GCACCACTACATTCTCCTGGTGTTCCTGAAGGTACCGATCTTGCTCCTGTTGGTCTCTGCTGTGCTTTGGTTGAAGGGGTCTCAGCAGAGACCGTCTATATGA
- the LOC140607099 gene encoding CMRF35-like molecule 6 isoform X2, producing the protein MTTWDWMVWLPAALLLLQVPGCSSLRGPDSVSGTVGGSLSVRCQYKEGFRDHDKYWCKSPCVWKKIVETTESQREVTKGRVSIRDHPADLTFTVTLKNLTEGDAGTYKCGIDTLWVDPTFSVVVSVTPGDPSSGRPTSTSVLSTILPASTWSTATPQETSNSRQRPGPWMESHPVEDQASDGGERSLLSRIYFLLLIFLEVPLLLGFLSAVL; encoded by the exons ATGACCACGTGGGACTGGATGGTGTGGCTACCTGCAGCTCTGCTCCTTCTGCAGGTTCCAG GCTGTTCGTCTCTGCGTGGCCCCGACTCCGTGTCGGGCACCGTGGGGGGATCCCTGAGCGTGCGGTGTCAGTACAAGGAGGGATTCAGAGACCATGACAAATACTGGTGCAAAAGCCCATGTGTGTGGAAGAAGATCGTGGAGACCacagagtcacagagagaagTGACGAAAGGCCGCGTGTCCATCAGGGACCATCCTGCAGACCTCACCTTCACAGTGACCTTGAAGAACCTCACAGAAGGTGATGCAGGAACATACAAGTGTGGGATCGACACACTGTGGGTTGACCCCACCTTCTCCGTTGTGGTGTCTGTGACCCCAG gaGACCCCAGTTCTGGGAGGCCCACCAGCACCTCAGTTCTTTCTACGATCCTTCCAGCATCCACGTGGAGCACCGCAACCCCACAGGAGACCTCCAACAGCAGGCAACGTCCTGG GCCCTGGATGGAGAGTCATCCTGTTGAAGACCAGGCCTCTGACGGAGGGGAGAG gtccctgctcagcaggatcTACTTCCTGCTCCTGATCTTCCTGGAGGTGCCCTTGCTCCTGGGCTTCCTCAGTGCTGTTCTCTAG